In Streptomyces sannanensis, the DNA window CGTTTGCCATGCCCTCTACCGTTTCCTCGTCCCGTTTCCGGGTCATGAACATGATCGACCGCCGTGCGGAGACCGGAAAACCGCCGGATCGGTCCATTACTGCTTGCATGCCGGCGGTCGGAGCGTCACGGACGCCGTCGGCCGGCTCCCAGGAAGGTGGCAATGGTGGTGCGGTTCAACCTGCTCGGCCCTCTCGAGGTCCGGGTACACGGCCGACCGGCGCATATCAGAGGAGGACGCCAGCGCACCCTCCTGGTCCTTCTTCTGCTCGGTGAAGGGACCTCCGTCTCCAAGGAACAGCTCATCGACGAGATCTGGGGCGACGACCCGCCGGGCCAGGCCGGCAACGCTCTGCAGGCCGTGGTCACACGGCTCAGACGATCGCTCGACACCTGGTGCGGGGCGGGCTTCGCCCGCGAGCGCCTCGTCTCCGAACCGTCGGGATACAGCCTCCGGCTGGACGGCCCTGTGATCGACTTCCGGGAGTTCGAGTCGCTGTACGACGAGGCGCGCCGGCTGATGGCCGGCGACCCGGCCCGGTCCGGTGCCGTACTCGAGGAGGCGTTGGGACTGTGGCGCGGCCCCGCGCTGCACGGCGTCGGCGGTGGGGTGCTGTGCAGAAGCGCCGCCATACGCCTCGACGAGAAGCGCCTGCTCGCCCTGGAGGACAAGGTCGAACTGGAGCACCGCGGCGGCCGGTACGCCGACACGGTCGCGGAACTGCACCGGCTCACCATGCTGTACCCGCTGCACGAACGGTTCTCCGAACAGTTGATGGTGGCCCTGTACCGCTCGGGCCGCCCGGCCGAGGCGCTCGACGCCTACCACCGGCTGCGCACGGTACTGCACGGCGAGCTCGGCCTGGAGCCGACGCCCGCCGTGCAGTCCCGCATGCGGGCAATCCGCCGGCACGACATGGCGGCGTGATTCCGCACGAGCGGGGGCGCGGATGACCGCACCGGCCCTCGCCCGCCGCGGCGTGACCGTACGCATACGGAGTGGGCGGTGCGGTCAGGCGCCGCCCACCCGGGTGGGCTGCTCGGTCCGGGGCGCGGCGGCGCCCGCCGGGCCGTCCTGCCGTGGCCGTTGCCGCAGCAGCGCCAGGGCGAGCACGCCCGCCGTCAGCACCAGTCCCGCGGCCAGCAGCAGTGCCGACGCGGAACCCGGCAGAAGGCTCCGGGCGGACACCATGGCCCCGGACGCCGCCACCCCGAGCACACTGCCCAGCTGACGGAAGGTGTTGGACACCCCGGAGGCGGTGCCCGCCCAGGCCACCGGTAAGGAGCCGAGCAGTGCCACTGTGGAGGGTGCCGCGGCCAGCGAGATGCCCGTGCCGAGCAGGACCAGCAGCCACCAGTAGGCGCCGTACCCGTCCGCGGAGTCCAGACCGGCGAGGCCCAGGAGTCCCGCCCCGGAGCAGAGGGTGCCGGCGACGATCGGAACGCGCGGACCGGTCCGCACCACCATGACCGACGCCGCGTAGGAGGCCACAGTGATCCCGCCGTTGAGCACCAGGAACCGTACGGCGATCTCGGCCGCGGCCAGCCGCTCCAGCTCGTACATGCGCAGCGCCAGCAGCGACATGGCGGCGTACAGGCCGAAGAGGCTCAGCAGATTGACCGTGCAGGCGACCACGACCACCGGGTTGCGGAAGAGCCCGAGCGGCAGCATCGGCTCCGCCGTGTGGGCCTCCCACCACAGGAAGGCCGGCAGGGCCACGACGGCCAGCGCGAACGAGACGGTCACCGGCGGCGAGGTCCAGCCCCGGTCGTTCCCCTCGGCGAGACCGAACACCGCGGCGGCGACGGCGACGACGAACAGCAGCTGGCCCGTCACATCGAGCCGCCGGTGCCGGCGCGGCTGTCCGTCGGGCAGCGCGAAGCCCAGCGCCACCAGGGCGGCCGCCGTCACCGGTACGTCCAGCCAGAAGATGGAACGCCAGCCCCAGCCGTCCACCAGCAGTCCGCCGACCACCGGCCCCATGCCGAGGGCGAGCCCGCAGAAGCCCGCGCCGATACCGATGGCCCGGGCGCGGGCGGCCGGGTCCGGGAAGAGCGCTGCCACCAGGGCGAGCGAGACCGGGATCAGTACGGAACCGAACGCCCCCTGGACCGCTCGCGCGACGAGCAGCACCTCGATGGAACCGGCCGAGGCGCACAGCGCCGAAGCGGCGCCGAACCCGGCGAGACCAGCGAGGAAGACCCGCTTGCGGCCCAGGACGTCACCCAGGGTGCCGGCGCTGAGCAACAGGCAGGCGGACGCCAGGACATAGACATTGGCGACCCAGCGCAGCTCGGCCTCCGTCGCGGGCAGGTCGGCCCGGACCGAGGGCAGGGCGACATCGGCGACCGTGGTCCCCGTGTACACCACGAAGACGGCCAGGCCGAGAAAGACCAGGGAGATACCGTTACGGGCCCGGTCGGAGAGTTTTCCGGATAACATCCGCACGCCTTACAGGGCATTCGAGGCGCGCGATGTGCCGAAATCCGTTCGGTCGCGCCCGACCCTGGAATCCCACGAGTTCCGGAATGGTTCCGCGGTCATATTCCTCGTCCTCTCCATGGAACGTCTGCGGCGCAGCAGTCAAGCGGACGTTCGAACTCCCGTCCACAGGCCGGGGCCCGTGGGGCGGCCGGTGTCACTGGTGCGACAGTGAAGCGTCAGGGTCATGTCAGAGCTCTCGGGCACGCTGGCGAGGTCTGCCTCACAGGGAGCTCGGATGAAAACAAGAAAGACCTGGCTGCGAGTCTGGTTGCCCGCATTCGCCATGGCCAGCGCGCTGGGAGTGGCCGGAAGCGCCCCCACCGCCTCCGCCGATCCCGGCTGCGAGATCCGCGAGAACTCGCCGCACACCGACTGGGGATCATATACCTGGCCCATCGATCTCTACTGCAACAACACCACCGGTGATGTGACGTCACAGTCCTTCGCCGGATCGCCCGCCACCGGGCGGATGACCAAGACCACCAGCTGGTTCGTCTGCTGGAAGATCGGTTCTCCGCACGCCGGAAAGAACAGCGTCTGGTACTACACCAAGGGCGACGAGGTCGTGAACAACCCCGGCCAGCAGGGCTGGGGCTATATGCCGGCGAGTGCGCTCGGCACCACCAAGGCGCCCTTCCCGGGGCTGCGAAAGTGCTCGTGGGGATAGGGGTGTCCGTACACATGCGCGCAACTGAAAACACTGTCAGGCAGGACCGCCGCCCCCGCCTCGGCCGCCTTGCCCGGACCGCCCGTGGACTGGCCGTCATGGCCCTGGCCGTCCCCGTGCTGACCAGCGGTCTCGGCACCGGCACCGCCCACGCCGCCACCTGTGTCCTGGAGGAGAACGTCCTCCAGCAGGACAAGCTCGGCAACGTCTTCCGGACCGACGTCAAGTGCGACAACCTCACCGGCGATGTCTACGGCCGGGCCTCCTTCGACAGCCCGGTCACCGGAAAGAAGACCTCGACGCTGAGCACCTTCGTCTGCTGGACGCGCGGTCAGCCGCACTCCGGCGGAAACACCGTCTGGTACTACGGCAAGGGCGACACGGCAGTGGCTCCGTTCACGGCGTACGACGGCTGGGGTGCCATGGAGTCCAACAAGCTTCTCGTACCGGCCGGAACCCCGCATCCGTTCCCCGGTCTTCCCCGCTGCCCCTGGTACTGACGGATCCGGTGAATCTCATGTCGAAGAAAGTCATGGGGCCGCGCGGCCGCAAGTCCGTGCTCGCCCTCAGTCTGATCGTGGCCGTTTCCACCCTGGGCACAGGACTGGGAATGGCCGTGGCGGCCCCCGACTCGTCGGGCGGAGCGGGCAAGGGTGTCGACGTGTCGGCCCTGGCGAAGGCGAAGTCCTCCGGGAAGCCGGTGGAGATCGTGGAGCGCAGGACCGAGACCTCGGAGGTGTACGTCAATCCGTCCGGCACCACGACGGTGACGACCCATCTGGTGCCGGTGCGCGTGCGCCAGGGTGACACATGGGTACCGGTCGACACCGACCTGGCATTCGTCAACGGCCGTGTGGTGCCGAAGGCGGCCGTGGCGGGTCTGGAGCTCTCCGACGGTGGCGACGGCCCGCTGGTGAAGCTGAACGACCGCCGGCATGTGCTGGAGCTGAGCTGGCCGGGGAAGCTGCCCAAGCCGAAGCTGGACGGTCCGGTGGCCACCTACCCCGAGGTGATGCCGGGCGTCGATCTGCGGATGACGGCCGAGCCGGAGGGCTTCTCGCAGTTGCTGGTGGTCAAGGACGCCAAGGCCGCGAAGAACCCGAAGCTGAAGAAGCTGTCGTTCGGCGTCAAGGGCAACGGTCTGAAGATGACCGGTGACGAGAAGCAGGGCATCAAGGCGGTCGACGCCAAGGGCCGTACGGTCTTCTCCGCCCCGGCGCCCCGCATGTGGGACAGCGGCAAGGGCGGGAAGCAGAAGCAGGCGGTCATGGACACCGCGGCCGCGGGCGGAAGCCTCTCGGTCGTCCCGGACCGGAAGCTTCTCACCGGCGCCGACACCGCCTACCCGGTGTATGTCGACCCCACGTTCAGCGCCGGTGTGTCCAACTGGGCCGAGGTGCGCCGGACCACACCGACGACGTCCTACTGGAACGACCGGTCCAAGCTCAACCTCAGCGTCGGTGGAACGACCAACTACCTCGGCGTGACGGACGCATATCGCGGGTTCTTCCAGGTCGACGTGCCGAATCTGAACGCAAGCCGCAGTGTGCTGAACGCAACCCTCAACTACACGACGACGAACTCCAGTTGTGTGCCCCTGCAGATCTGGAGCACCGGTCGCATCTCCTCAGCGACCACCTGGAACAACCAGCCCACCTGGAACACGATGCTCGCGTCGCCCGCCTGCGCGAACGGTGCGGGCACGCTGTCCGTCAAGAGCACGGTGCAGGCGGCCGCGGCCGGCGGCTCGAGCCTGGTGGACTTCGGTCTGCGCAGCACCGACGCGGTGGAACAGGCCGCGACGAACAGCCTGCGGTTCGACCTGAGCAAGGTCAGCCTCAGCGTGGAGTACAACTCCCTCGGCCAGTGCTTCCTGTACACGGGAGTGAACTACAAGGACCCCGAGGGCACCACCTTCACCAAGGAGGTGAACTGCCAGAACACGGCCTCCGCGGTCCGGGCCGAGCCGTACACCAACGGTGCGGTGACGGGAAGCCTGCTGGCGGGCTCGCACAGCTTCGTGTGCTGGCGCAGCGGTGACGTGAACGCCGCCGGCAACCGCATCTGGTACTACGTCAAGGGCGACACCTCCTCCAACTGGACCAAGTGGCAGGGCTGGGGATACGTCCCGGCCGACAAGCTCAACCTGGTCGGCGCCGAGCCCTACCCCGGGCTTCCGGCCTGCAACGTCTACAACGTCACCGCCGGTATCGCCTCACCGCAGGACTTCGACTCCGACGGAGTGTCCGATGTCCTGGCCGTCCAGACGGACGGGAACGTCGCCCTCTATCCGGGCCTCGGGAACGGCACCCTCGGCAGCAAGAAGATGCTGTGGACCGACGGCCGGGGCACCGGTTACACCAACCTGTTCACCGGTGACTTCAACAAGGACGGCATCGGCGACGTCGCCGGCTTCACCGGCGGTGTCGTGTGGTGGTGGCCCGGCAACGGCAGCAGCGGCGTCAGTGACACCCGGCTGCCGCTGATCGACAACCGGTACAAGACGCAGTACTACTTCGACCCCGGGCTGCACGCCCCGTGCCGGGTGGCCTCCGCCTCGGACTTCAACAGCGACGGCAACACCGACATCATGGCCATCTGTGGTCAGGGCTCGGAGCAGGGCAACTACGACGCCGATGCCTTCTGGTGGTGGCCCGGCGACGGCGACGGCGGCATCAACGCCACCAGCGGCGCCAGCCTCGGCAACGAGTACCTCTACGCCTACCGCACGGAGACCGAGTTCTCCCCGATGGACGTCACCGGCGACGGCCGCATGGACATCGCCCGGATGCCCTACGCGACGACCCTGGAGCTGAACCCGGGCCCCCTCGCGCCCAACGCCTCCTACGGCACGGGCGCCAGGATCCCCTGGGCGCCGAACGGCTTCGGCACGGTCACCAAGGTGTTCGCCGGCGACTTCAACGGCGACCGCAAGGGCGACATGGCGGGCGTCGACTCGGCCGGCTCGCTGTGGTGGTGGCCCGGCAGCGGCGACGGCACCTTCGGCACCCCGTCGAAGATGTCGACCACCACGGACTGGGGGACCTTCAAGGACCTCCTGTGACCGGCGAGTGATCACGGGGCCGGGCGTCGCCCGAAGTGCGACGCCCGGCCCCTCCTCATCTGCGGAGCCCCGCACGACCTCGGACATGGACGGGTGGTATCTGTGTTGGTGAAAGAGCTGTGGCTCCGGCGGCGAAGCCGGCTCGTGGCCTCTTGCGTGGCGCTTTCGACGGCGCTGACGACGCTCGGCGTCGCCGCGGCGGCGGCCGAGAAGGCCGAGAAAAGCGGTGGTGACGGCGTCGCCGTCTCGGCGCTGGCGAAGGCGAAGTCCTCCGGGAAGCCGGTGGAGATCACGGAGCACAGGACGCCGTACGCGGAGGTGCACGCGAATCCGTCCGGCACGCTGACGGTGACGACGCACCTGACGCCGGTGCGGGTACGTCAGGGCCGGACGTGGGTGCCGGTCGACACGGACCTGGTGACCGACAAAGGCCGGGTGCGGCCCAAGGCCGCCGTGACGGGCCTGGAACTGTCCAGCGGCGGCGACGGCCCGCTGGTGCGGCTCAACGACAAGCAGCACGTACTGGAGATGAGCTGGCCGGAGAAGCTGCCCAAGCCGCGTCTGGACGGGCCGGTGGCGACCTACCCCGAGGTACTGCCCGGAGTGGACCTCCAGGTCACCGCCGAGGCGGAGGGCTTCCAGCAGCTGCTGGTGGTCAAGGATGCCAAGGCCGCGAGGAACCCGAAGCTGAAGAAGATCGCCTACGGCCTCACCGGCACCGGTCTGAAGATCGGTGCCGACCGGAACAAGGGCCTGACGGCCGTCGACGCCAGGGGAAAGACGGTCTTCTCCGGACCGGCCCCGCGGATGTGGGACAGCTCGAAGGGGAACAAGAAGACGTCGGTCATGCCGGCCGCGGTCTCGGGAAAGACCCTGGAGATCACGCCCGATCAGAAGCTGCTCACCGGCCCTGACACCGTTTACCCGGTCCATGTGGACCCGTCGTTCAGCACGGGCGTGTACGGAGCGTGGCAAGTGTCCGAGGCGTACCCGGATACGGTCTGGCGGCAGGAGGGTATGTTCGCCGAACTCACTACCGCGGCGTACTGGAGCACCGGCAGCACGGTCAGTAGGACGCGCTCGCTCCTCCAGGTGGATGTGCCCTATCTGGGGGGCCAGGTTCTCAACGCCAAGCTGGTACTCCAGGATCACGCGACGTACTCGGGCGACTGTTCCCTCCACCCCGTGGAGCTCTGGCACACCGGTCGTGCCGGTTCCACGACGACCTGGAACAACCAGCCCGAATGGAAGACGAAGAACTCCTCGTACGCGTGCCCTAAGGGGACGGTCACCTTGGACGCCACCGGTGCGGCACAGGCGGCCTCGCTGGGTGACACCACCGTGGTGGACCTGGGGCTGCGCGCCTCGGACACCGTCGAGAACCGACAGCAGAGCAGCCTCAGACGCTTCCTGCTGGAGTCCGCCACGTTCACTGCGGAGGTCACGTACAACGGCGAGTGCCTCCTTGTGAACGGGGTCGATCACAAGGACACCGACGGCACGTCCTTCACCAAGGAGATGAACTGCGAGAGCCAGGCATCCGATGTCCGCGTCGAGCCCTATACGAGCAGTGCCGTGACGGGCCAGCTGCTGGCCGGCCCGCACAGCTTCCTGTGCTGGCGCAGCGGTGACATGAACGCCGCCGGCAATCGCATCTGGTACTACGTCAAGGGCGATACGTCGAGTGGCTGGACCGACTGGCAGGGCTGGGGCTATGTACCGGCCGACAAGATCACCGGCGCCGGCGCCGAGCCCTTCCCCGGGCTTCCGGCCTGCCAGGTCCACAACGTCACCCCCGGTCTGATGTCGCCGTGGGACTTCAACTCCGACGGCCGTTCCGATGTGGTGGCTCTCCAGGCAGACGGAAACCTCGCCCTGTTTGCGGGCAACGGCAACGGCACCCTCGCGAACAAGACCATGCTGTGGACGGACGGCCGGGGTCGGAACTACCTGGACGTGTTCACCGCCGACTTCAACACGGACGGCATCGCCGATATCGCCGCGGTCGACAGCGCGTACAAGTTGTGGTGGTGGCCGGGCGACGGCAACGGCGGTGTGGCCGATGCGGCTGTTCCGGCGACCGACCCCTTGACCAACAGTCAGACCTATTTCCGTCCGTACCGTAACGTGCCGTGCCGTGACTTCTTCTCTCTCGACTACAACGGAGACGGAAAGACCGATGTCGGCGCCGTCTGCAGAGTCGACGAACAGGGACTGGACGAGTACCAGTACTGGTGGTTCACCGGTGACGGCAAGGGCGGGGTCAACGGCCTCGGATCCGACGACAGCGGACCCGGGGGCGCCACGCCCAACGGCAGTCACACCTCGGCCGACTTCTTCAGCGACGGCCGCCCCGATGTGGCGGAGATGGATGGATTTGGGAGGCTCTGGCTGAACAAGAACATCGGTGGCGGTGAGCTGAGTCCGCTCGCGCCCTCGAACCCCTGGCCGGCTGCCGACTTCGGCTCGACGGTGAGCCAGATGTTCTCCGGAGACTTCGACGGTGACCGCAAGGGCGACGTCGCGGCCGTGGATTCCGCCGGCCGGCTCTGGATGTGGCCCGGTGACGGCAACGGCGGTTTCGGTACCCCGTCGAAGATGTCGACCGCCACGGACTGGGGGAGCTTCAAGGACCTCATGTGACGCACCTGAACCGCTGGAGGCCAGTCCACACGGGAAGTGGAGGTAGTGGGTGTTTGCGAGACGTGTTCCGCACCTGCGAAGAGTTCTGGCGTCCTGCGCGGCGTTCTCCGTGGTGCTCGGCACCATCGGCGTGGTCGCGTCGGCCGCAGAGCGTGACGGGGAACCGCCCAGGGGCGTCGAGGTGTCGGCGCTGGCGAAGGCTAAGTCCTCCGGGAAGCCGGTGGAGATCGTCGAGCACCGGACCGAGACGTCCGGGGTGTACGCGAATCCGTCCGGCACGCTGACGGTGACGACGCACCTGACGCCGGTGCGGGTGCGTCAGGGCCGGGCGTGGGTGCCGGTCGACACGGACCTGGTGACCGACAAGGGCCGGGTGCGGCCCAAGGCCGCCGTGACGGGCCTGGAACTGTCCAACGGCGGCGAGGGCCCCCTCGTACGGCTGAACGACAAGCAGCACGTGCTGGAGCTGGGCTGGCCGGGGAAGCTGCCGAAGCCGAAGCTGGACGGTCCGGTGGCCACGTACCCCGAGGTGCTGCCGGGCGTCGATCTGCGGGTCACGGCACAGGCGGAGGGCTTCGCGCAGCTACTGGTCGTCAAGGACGCGGGGGCGGCGAAGAACCCGAAGCTGAAGAAGATCGCCTACGGACTGGTCGCGCCCGGCCTGAAGGTGTCCGGTGATCACAAACAGGGCCTGAAGGCCGTCGACGCCAAGGGCCGCACCGTGTTCACCGGCCCCGCCCCGCGGATGTGGGACAGCTCGAAGGGCCGGAAGAAGGAAGCGGTCATGTCGGCCGAGGCCACCGTCGGCAGCCTGGCGGTCGTCCCCGACCAGAAGCTGCTCGCGGCCCCGGACACCACCTACCCCGTCTACCTGGATCCCTCGTTCACCAAGGCGCCGTCCGCCTGGAACGTGGTCAGGGCGGGGTATCCGGACAGATCCGGCTGGATGTACTCGGACTTCCTGCAGGCGGGGATGGACAACGTCCGCGGCGCCTATGTCCCGATGCGCACTTTCTTCCAGGTGGACGTTCCATACCTTGCGGGCCGCCAGGTGCTGAGTGCCTCCCTCAGTCTCGTGAACGGCTCCGGGTCCGGAGGGCAGTGCACTGCCCCCACGGTGGAGATCTGGCACACCGCCCGTGCCACTCCTGCGCACACATGGAACAACCAGCCCGCATGGCTCTCCAGACTCGCTTGTTCGACAGGGACTTCGGGCATCGACGTCCTGGGGGCGGCACAGGCGGCCGCGCAGAGCGGTACGAACCTGGTGGATCTCGGACTGAGGGCCACGGCGGCGGGCGAGACCCCGCCGGCAACGAGCTACATGCTCTTCAACGTGGGCTTCGTCCGGCTGACGGCGGAGATCGCCTACAACGGCGAGTGCTTGCTGCGAGACCAGGTGTCCTACCAGGACCCCGACAGCAACTCCTTCAGAACGGAGCTGAGCTGCGAGAGCCAGGCCTCGGACGTCAGGATCGAACCGTACGGCACCTCGCAGGTGACCGGGCAACTGCTGGCCGGTCCGCACGGCTTCGTGTGCTGGCGCAGCGGTGACATGAACGGTGCGGGCAATCGCATCTGGTACTACGTCAAGGGTGATACGTCCTCTGGCTGGACGAGCTGGCAGGGCTGGGGCTACGTTCCGGCCGACAAGATCATCGGCGCCGGACCTGAGCCGTTCCCGGGACTGCCGGCCTGCAATGTCCACAGCCTCACCCCGGGCCTGTTCGCGCCGCAGGACTTCAACTCCGACGGCCTGTCCGATGTGGTGGCCCTCCAGTCCGATGGCAACCTGGCCCTGCATCCGGGCAACGGCAACGGCACTCTGGCGAACAAGCGCCTCATCTGGTCCGACGGCCGGGGCAGCGGCTACAAGGAGGTCTTCACCGCGGACCTCGACACCGACGGCAGGGGAGACATCGCGGCCGTCGACAGCGGCAATCGTGTCTGGTGGTGGCCGGGGGACGGCAACGGCGGAGTCGCCGGCGCCGCTCTGCCCCTGACCGACGAGGTCAGCCACCTCCAGGGAACCTTCGCGGAGGGATGGGGGCCGCCGCGGTGCAAGAACTTCTTCTCGGCCGATTTCGACGGCGACGGAAAGGGCGACATCGCCGCCGTGTGCGGTGTCATGGAGATCGACCCTGACACGGACGTCCTGTGGTGGTGGCGCGGCAATGGAAACGGTGAGTACGCGCCCGCCGGATACATGTCGGACCACCAGTTCTACCAACCGGCCCTTGCCACGGACTTCAACGTCGACGGCCGCATGGACCTGGCGGCCGCGCTGTCCGGCGGAAGTCTTCATCTGCTGGGCGGCAACGGCCTCGGACGCTGGGACTACGGCACGCTGCAGACCTGGCCGGCGGCCGGCTTCGGCACGGTGAGCAACGTTTTCTCGGGCGACTTCAATGGCGACCGCAGGGGTGATCTGGCCGCAGTGGATTCCGCCGGCTCCCTCTGGTGGTGGCCCGGCGACGGAAACGGAAAGTACGGCGCCCCGTCGAAGATGTCGACCGCCACGGACTGGGGATCCGCAAAGGACCTCATGTGAACAGCAATCGCGCAAGGCAGTGAGTCAGGGAAAGGTGGTAACAGCCGTGTTGGGCAAGGAAATCGGCCTATACGCAGAAGCAGGATCGTGGCATCCTGCGTGGCCTTCTCGGTGGCGCTGACGACGCTCGGCATCGCAGCATCGGCCGCCGCCAGCAGCTTCGCTTGCCGGTGTACTTCCTGCAAACTGCTTCCCGCCCCGAATTGGTCAGGGAGTCGTTCCAGTCATTCCTGAATCGGCGGTTTTTGTTCCAGTTCC includes these proteins:
- a CDS encoding AfsR/SARP family transcriptional regulator, whose protein sequence is MVRFNLLGPLEVRVHGRPAHIRGGRQRTLLVLLLLGEGTSVSKEQLIDEIWGDDPPGQAGNALQAVVTRLRRSLDTWCGAGFARERLVSEPSGYSLRLDGPVIDFREFESLYDEARRLMAGDPARSGAVLEEALGLWRGPALHGVGGGVLCRSAAIRLDEKRLLALEDKVELEHRGGRYADTVAELHRLTMLYPLHERFSEQLMVALYRSGRPAEALDAYHRLRTVLHGELGLEPTPAVQSRMRAIRRHDMAA
- a CDS encoding MFS transporter encodes the protein MLSGKLSDRARNGISLVFLGLAVFVVYTGTTVADVALPSVRADLPATEAELRWVANVYVLASACLLLSAGTLGDVLGRKRVFLAGLAGFGAASALCASAGSIEVLLVARAVQGAFGSVLIPVSLALVAALFPDPAARARAIGIGAGFCGLALGMGPVVGGLLVDGWGWRSIFWLDVPVTAAALVALGFALPDGQPRRHRRLDVTGQLLFVVAVAAAVFGLAEGNDRGWTSPPVTVSFALAVVALPAFLWWEAHTAEPMLPLGLFRNPVVVVACTVNLLSLFGLYAAMSLLALRMYELERLAAAEIAVRFLVLNGGITVASYAASVMVVRTGPRVPIVAGTLCSGAGLLGLAGLDSADGYGAYWWLLVLLGTGISLAAAPSTVALLGSLPVAWAGTASGVSNTFRQLGSVLGVAASGAMVSARSLLPGSASALLLAAGLVLTAGVLALALLRQRPRQDGPAGAAAPRTEQPTRVGGA
- a CDS encoding FG-GAP-like repeat-containing protein, with the protein product MSKKVMGPRGRKSVLALSLIVAVSTLGTGLGMAVAAPDSSGGAGKGVDVSALAKAKSSGKPVEIVERRTETSEVYVNPSGTTTVTTHLVPVRVRQGDTWVPVDTDLAFVNGRVVPKAAVAGLELSDGGDGPLVKLNDRRHVLELSWPGKLPKPKLDGPVATYPEVMPGVDLRMTAEPEGFSQLLVVKDAKAAKNPKLKKLSFGVKGNGLKMTGDEKQGIKAVDAKGRTVFSAPAPRMWDSGKGGKQKQAVMDTAAAGGSLSVVPDRKLLTGADTAYPVYVDPTFSAGVSNWAEVRRTTPTTSYWNDRSKLNLSVGGTTNYLGVTDAYRGFFQVDVPNLNASRSVLNATLNYTTTNSSCVPLQIWSTGRISSATTWNNQPTWNTMLASPACANGAGTLSVKSTVQAAAAGGSSLVDFGLRSTDAVEQAATNSLRFDLSKVSLSVEYNSLGQCFLYTGVNYKDPEGTTFTKEVNCQNTASAVRAEPYTNGAVTGSLLAGSHSFVCWRSGDVNAAGNRIWYYVKGDTSSNWTKWQGWGYVPADKLNLVGAEPYPGLPACNVYNVTAGIASPQDFDSDGVSDVLAVQTDGNVALYPGLGNGTLGSKKMLWTDGRGTGYTNLFTGDFNKDGIGDVAGFTGGVVWWWPGNGSSGVSDTRLPLIDNRYKTQYYFDPGLHAPCRVASASDFNSDGNTDIMAICGQGSEQGNYDADAFWWWPGDGDGGINATSGASLGNEYLYAYRTETEFSPMDVTGDGRMDIARMPYATTLELNPGPLAPNASYGTGARIPWAPNGFGTVTKVFAGDFNGDRKGDMAGVDSAGSLWWWPGSGDGTFGTPSKMSTTTDWGTFKDLL
- a CDS encoding FG-GAP-like repeat-containing protein produces the protein MALSTALTTLGVAAAAAEKAEKSGGDGVAVSALAKAKSSGKPVEITEHRTPYAEVHANPSGTLTVTTHLTPVRVRQGRTWVPVDTDLVTDKGRVRPKAAVTGLELSSGGDGPLVRLNDKQHVLEMSWPEKLPKPRLDGPVATYPEVLPGVDLQVTAEAEGFQQLLVVKDAKAARNPKLKKIAYGLTGTGLKIGADRNKGLTAVDARGKTVFSGPAPRMWDSSKGNKKTSVMPAAVSGKTLEITPDQKLLTGPDTVYPVHVDPSFSTGVYGAWQVSEAYPDTVWRQEGMFAELTTAAYWSTGSTVSRTRSLLQVDVPYLGGQVLNAKLVLQDHATYSGDCSLHPVELWHTGRAGSTTTWNNQPEWKTKNSSYACPKGTVTLDATGAAQAASLGDTTVVDLGLRASDTVENRQQSSLRRFLLESATFTAEVTYNGECLLVNGVDHKDTDGTSFTKEMNCESQASDVRVEPYTSSAVTGQLLAGPHSFLCWRSGDMNAAGNRIWYYVKGDTSSGWTDWQGWGYVPADKITGAGAEPFPGLPACQVHNVTPGLMSPWDFNSDGRSDVVALQADGNLALFAGNGNGTLANKTMLWTDGRGRNYLDVFTADFNTDGIADIAAVDSAYKLWWWPGDGNGGVADAAVPATDPLTNSQTYFRPYRNVPCRDFFSLDYNGDGKTDVGAVCRVDEQGLDEYQYWWFTGDGKGGVNGLGSDDSGPGGATPNGSHTSADFFSDGRPDVAEMDGFGRLWLNKNIGGGELSPLAPSNPWPAADFGSTVSQMFSGDFDGDRKGDVAAVDSAGRLWMWPGDGNGGFGTPSKMSTATDWGSFKDLM
- a CDS encoding FG-GAP-like repeat-containing protein, which encodes MFARRVPHLRRVLASCAAFSVVLGTIGVVASAAERDGEPPRGVEVSALAKAKSSGKPVEIVEHRTETSGVYANPSGTLTVTTHLTPVRVRQGRAWVPVDTDLVTDKGRVRPKAAVTGLELSNGGEGPLVRLNDKQHVLELGWPGKLPKPKLDGPVATYPEVLPGVDLRVTAQAEGFAQLLVVKDAGAAKNPKLKKIAYGLVAPGLKVSGDHKQGLKAVDAKGRTVFTGPAPRMWDSSKGRKKEAVMSAEATVGSLAVVPDQKLLAAPDTTYPVYLDPSFTKAPSAWNVVRAGYPDRSGWMYSDFLQAGMDNVRGAYVPMRTFFQVDVPYLAGRQVLSASLSLVNGSGSGGQCTAPTVEIWHTARATPAHTWNNQPAWLSRLACSTGTSGIDVLGAAQAAAQSGTNLVDLGLRATAAGETPPATSYMLFNVGFVRLTAEIAYNGECLLRDQVSYQDPDSNSFRTELSCESQASDVRIEPYGTSQVTGQLLAGPHGFVCWRSGDMNGAGNRIWYYVKGDTSSGWTSWQGWGYVPADKIIGAGPEPFPGLPACNVHSLTPGLFAPQDFNSDGLSDVVALQSDGNLALHPGNGNGTLANKRLIWSDGRGSGYKEVFTADLDTDGRGDIAAVDSGNRVWWWPGDGNGGVAGAALPLTDEVSHLQGTFAEGWGPPRCKNFFSADFDGDGKGDIAAVCGVMEIDPDTDVLWWWRGNGNGEYAPAGYMSDHQFYQPALATDFNVDGRMDLAAALSGGSLHLLGGNGLGRWDYGTLQTWPAAGFGTVSNVFSGDFNGDRRGDLAAVDSAGSLWWWPGDGNGKYGAPSKMSTATDWGSAKDLM